A region of Massilia sp. WG5 DNA encodes the following proteins:
- the ltaE gene encoding low-specificity L-threonine aldolase → MSDQTQRWIDLRSDTVTQPSAAMRAAMAAAPVGDDVYADDPTVNRLQDYAAELFGYEAGLFAPSGTQTNLIALMGHCGRGDEYLVGQEAHTYKYEGGGAAVLGSIQPQPIANQADGSLSLADIAACIKPDDMHFARTRLLALENTIGGRVLPQDYLAAATRLAHDKGLATHLDGARVCNAAVKNGISLRDAVAGFDTVSVCLSKGLGAPVGSVLLGPKAFIEQGKRWRKMLGGGMRQAGVIAAAAHYALEHNVERLAEDHQNAAELSSGLARIEPLRVTAPQTNIFYVEIPEAAVAALREHLAKAGIRASVGAHTRLVTHLDISKEDVQKTIAAFQGFFKDWRS, encoded by the coding sequence ATGAGCGATCAAACCCAGCGCTGGATCGACCTGCGCAGCGACACCGTCACCCAACCGTCCGCGGCGATGCGCGCCGCCATGGCCGCCGCCCCGGTCGGCGACGACGTGTACGCCGACGACCCGACCGTCAACCGCCTGCAGGACTACGCGGCCGAGCTGTTCGGCTATGAGGCCGGCCTGTTCGCGCCCTCGGGCACCCAGACCAACCTGATCGCCCTGATGGGCCATTGCGGCCGCGGCGACGAGTACCTGGTCGGCCAGGAAGCGCACACCTACAAATACGAAGGCGGCGGTGCGGCGGTGCTGGGCAGCATCCAGCCGCAGCCGATCGCCAACCAGGCGGACGGCTCGCTGTCGCTGGCCGACATCGCGGCCTGCATCAAGCCGGACGACATGCACTTCGCACGTACGCGCCTGCTGGCGCTGGAGAACACCATCGGCGGCCGCGTGCTGCCGCAGGACTACCTGGCGGCGGCGACCAGACTGGCGCACGACAAGGGCCTGGCCACCCACCTGGACGGCGCGCGCGTCTGCAATGCCGCCGTCAAGAACGGCATCAGCCTGCGTGACGCGGTCGCCGGTTTCGACACCGTCTCGGTCTGCCTGTCGAAGGGCCTGGGCGCGCCGGTCGGTTCGGTGCTGCTGGGACCGAAGGCCTTCATCGAGCAGGGCAAGCGCTGGCGCAAGATGCTGGGCGGCGGCATGCGCCAGGCCGGCGTGATCGCGGCGGCGGCCCACTACGCGCTCGAGCACAACGTCGAGCGCCTGGCCGAAGACCACCAGAACGCGGCCGAGCTCTCCAGCGGCCTGGCCCGGATCGAGCCGCTGCGCGTCACCGCGCCGCAGACCAATATCTTCTACGTCGAGATTCCGGAAGCGGCGGTGGCGGCGCTGCGCGAGCACCTGGCCAAGGCCGGCATCCGCGCCTCGGTCGGCGCCCACACGCGCCTGGTGACCCACCTGGACATCAGCAAGGAAGACGTGCAGAAGACCATCGCGGCTTTCCAGGGCTTTTTCAAGGATTGGCGTTCCTGA
- a CDS encoding SAM-dependent methyltransferase, which translates to MHAKKDSAPKKPAPTIYELAPEIKPGQSIELLKELHILTREGKLNQDSRRKLKQVYHLVQFIEPLVKDVLAGGKQGVTLVDHGAGKSYLGFILYDLLFKGREAGEGGHIYGIETREELVQKSTELAARLGFEGMSFLNLSVAESTESDKLPPTVDVVTALHACNTATDDAIDFALKKKAKHIVLVPCCQAEVASVLRKNKGKDLGRSALTEIWRHPIHTREFGSQITNVLRCLQLEAHGYQVTVTELVGWEHSMKNELIVATYKNLPRKRPAERLQQVLAEVGLEEMARRFYTGEPAVSTTD; encoded by the coding sequence ATGCACGCTAAAAAAGACAGCGCCCCGAAGAAGCCGGCGCCGACCATCTATGAACTGGCGCCCGAGATCAAGCCGGGGCAGTCGATCGAGCTGCTCAAGGAGCTGCACATCCTGACCCGCGAGGGCAAGCTGAACCAGGACAGCCGGCGCAAGCTGAAGCAGGTCTACCACCTGGTCCAGTTCATCGAGCCGCTGGTCAAGGACGTGCTGGCCGGCGGCAAGCAGGGCGTGACCCTGGTCGACCATGGCGCCGGCAAGTCCTATCTCGGCTTCATCCTGTACGACCTGCTGTTCAAGGGCAGGGAAGCGGGCGAGGGCGGCCATATCTACGGCATCGAGACCCGCGAGGAGCTGGTGCAGAAGTCGACCGAACTGGCCGCGCGCCTGGGTTTCGAAGGCATGTCCTTCCTGAACCTGTCGGTGGCCGAGTCCACCGAGTCCGACAAGCTGCCGCCCACCGTCGACGTGGTCACCGCGCTGCACGCCTGTAACACCGCGACCGACGACGCGATCGACTTCGCGCTGAAGAAGAAGGCGAAGCATATCGTGCTGGTGCCCTGCTGCCAGGCGGAAGTGGCCTCGGTGCTGCGCAAGAACAAGGGCAAGGACCTGGGCCGCAGCGCGCTGACCGAGATCTGGCGCCACCCGATCCACACCCGGGAGTTCGGCAGCCAGATCACCAACGTGCTGCGCTGCCTGCAGCTGGAGGCGCACGGCTACCAGGTCACGGTGACGGAGCTGGTGGGCTGGGAGCACTCGATGAAGAACGAGCTGATCGTCGCCACCTACAAGAATTTGCCGCGCAAGCGGCCCGCCGAGCGCCTGCAGCAGGTGCTGGCCGAAGTGGGCCTGGAAGAGATGGCCCGGCGCTTCTATACCGGCGAACCCGCCGTATCCACCACCGACTGA
- the iscX gene encoding Fe-S cluster assembly protein IscX gives MKWTDVIAIAEALYEKYPDVDPATVRFVDLHNWVVGLDGFDDDHARGGERVLEAIQTAWIDESS, from the coding sequence ATGAAGTGGACCGACGTCATTGCCATCGCCGAGGCGCTGTACGAGAAGTATCCGGACGTCGATCCGGCCACGGTGCGCTTCGTGGACCTGCATAACTGGGTCGTCGGGCTGGACGGCTTCGACGATGACCACGCGCGCGGCGGCGAACGCGTGCTGGAAGCCATTCAAACCGCCTGGATCGACGAATCCAGCTGA
- the fdx gene encoding ISC system 2Fe-2S type ferredoxin, whose protein sequence is MPQIVILPHPVFCPEGAVLEGQQGKSICDTLLENDIEIEHACDRVCACTTCHVIVREGFDSLNEQEEKEEDMLDKAWGLEPNSRLSCQAIIADEDLVVEIPKYTINHAAENH, encoded by the coding sequence GTGCCACAAATCGTCATCCTCCCCCATCCCGTCTTCTGCCCCGAAGGCGCCGTGCTCGAAGGCCAGCAGGGCAAGTCGATCTGCGACACCCTGCTGGAGAACGACATCGAGATCGAGCACGCCTGCGACCGCGTGTGCGCCTGCACGACCTGCCACGTGATCGTGCGCGAAGGCTTCGACTCGCTGAACGAGCAGGAAGAAAAGGAAGAGGACATGCTGGACAAGGCCTGGGGCCTGGAGCCGAACTCGCGCCTGTCCTGCCAGGCCATCATCGCGGATGAAGACCTGGTGGTCGAGATCCCGAAATACACGATCAACCACGCTGCAGAGAATCACTGA
- the hscA gene encoding Fe-S protein assembly chaperone HscA, whose translation MALLQISEPGMSTAPHQHRLAVGIDLGTTNSLVATVRSSIPEVLSDEDGRALLPSIVRYLPNGHANIGYKAQAHRTTDPKNTIVSVKRFMGRGLKDIAHAENMPYDFVDAPGMVQLKTVAGVKSPVEVSAQILATLRQTAEDALGDELVGAVITVPAYFDDAQRQATKDAAQLAGLNVLRLLSEPTAAAIAYGLDHGKEGVFAVYDLGGGTFDISILKLSKGVFEVLSTGGDSALGGDDFDQRLFCHITQQAGLAPLSDEDTATLMVKARQAKELLSTNEETTVEAILKSGEIVQVTVSAKTFAEITQPLVAKTMNAVRKAMRDANVSVEDVDGVVLVGGATRMPNVRRAAGDFFKTIPHANIDPDKVVALGAAIQANLLAGNRAAGDDWLLLDVIPLSLGIETMGGLVEKIIPRNSTIPCARAQEFTTFKDGQTALAVHVVQGERELVSDCRSLARFELRGIPPMAAGAARIRVTYQVDADGLLSVSARETRSGVESHITVKPSYGLGDDEVARMLQDSYNSAQGDMVARALREEQVEAERILLATQSALESDAELLSEEERAAVATLEQGVRDALARSKDEAIGTDERQNRLHDAVQALAHGTEEFAARRMDKNVRKVLAGKSLDQV comes from the coding sequence ATGGCACTACTGCAGATTTCCGAACCCGGCATGTCGACCGCGCCGCACCAGCACCGGCTGGCGGTGGGCATCGACCTGGGCACCACCAATTCCCTCGTCGCGACCGTGCGCTCCAGTATCCCGGAAGTGCTGAGCGACGAAGACGGCCGCGCGCTGCTGCCATCGATCGTGCGCTACCTGCCGAACGGCCACGCCAACATCGGCTACAAGGCCCAGGCGCACCGCACCACCGACCCCAAGAACACCATCGTCTCCGTCAAGCGCTTCATGGGCCGCGGCCTGAAGGACATCGCGCACGCCGAGAACATGCCCTACGACTTTGTCGATGCTCCGGGTATGGTGCAGCTGAAGACGGTCGCCGGCGTCAAAAGCCCGGTCGAGGTCTCCGCGCAGATCCTGGCGACCCTGCGCCAGACCGCGGAAGACGCACTCGGCGACGAACTGGTCGGCGCCGTGATCACCGTGCCGGCCTACTTCGACGACGCGCAGCGCCAGGCGACCAAGGATGCGGCCCAGCTGGCCGGCCTGAACGTGCTGCGCCTGCTGTCCGAGCCGACCGCGGCCGCGATCGCGTATGGCCTGGACCACGGCAAGGAGGGCGTGTTCGCCGTCTACGACCTGGGCGGCGGCACCTTCGACATCTCGATCCTGAAGCTGTCGAAAGGCGTGTTCGAAGTGCTGTCGACCGGCGGCGATTCGGCCCTGGGCGGCGACGACTTCGACCAGCGCCTGTTCTGCCACATCACCCAGCAGGCCGGCCTCGCGCCGCTGTCGGACGAGGACACCGCGACCCTGATGGTCAAGGCGCGCCAGGCCAAGGAACTGCTGTCGACGAATGAAGAGACCACGGTCGAGGCGATCCTGAAGTCCGGCGAGATCGTCCAGGTGACGGTGAGCGCGAAGACCTTCGCCGAGATCACCCAGCCGCTGGTGGCCAAGACCATGAACGCGGTGCGCAAGGCCATGCGCGATGCGAACGTGTCGGTCGAGGACGTGGACGGCGTGGTGCTGGTCGGCGGCGCGACCCGCATGCCGAACGTGCGCCGCGCGGCGGGCGACTTTTTCAAGACCATCCCGCACGCGAACATCGACCCCGACAAGGTCGTGGCGCTGGGCGCCGCGATCCAGGCGAACCTGCTGGCCGGTAACCGCGCGGCCGGCGACGACTGGCTGCTGCTGGACGTGATCCCGCTGTCGCTGGGCATCGAGACCATGGGCGGCCTGGTCGAGAAGATCATCCCGCGCAACTCGACGATTCCGTGCGCGCGCGCGCAGGAATTCACGACCTTCAAGGATGGCCAGACGGCCCTCGCCGTGCACGTGGTGCAGGGCGAGCGCGAACTGGTGTCCGACTGTCGTTCGCTGGCGCGCTTCGAGCTGCGCGGCATCCCGCCGATGGCGGCCGGCGCCGCGCGCATCCGCGTGACCTACCAGGTCGACGCCGACGGCCTGCTGTCGGTCTCGGCGCGCGAAACCCGCTCCGGCGTCGAGTCGCACATCACCGTCAAGCCGTCCTACGGGCTGGGCGACGACGAGGTGGCGCGCATGCTGCAGGACTCGTACAACTCGGCGCAGGGCGACATGGTCGCGCGCGCGCTGCGCGAAGAGCAGGTCGAGGCCGAGCGCATCCTGCTGGCGACCCAGTCGGCGCTGGAGTCCGACGCCGAGCTGCTGAGCGAGGAAGAACGCGCGGCGGTGGCCACGCTGGAGCAGGGCGTGCGCGATGCGCTGGCCCGCTCGAAGGACGAGGCGATCGGCACCGACGAGCGCCAGAACAGGCTGCACGATGCGGTGCAGGCGCTGGCGCACGGCACCGAGGAATTCGCGGCGCGGCGCATGGACAAGAACGTGCGCAAGGTACTGGCGGGCAAGTCGCTGGACCAGGTCTAA
- the hscB gene encoding Fe-S protein assembly co-chaperone HscB encodes MQNHFELFQLPARFDVDMDALDSAYREIQGRVHPDRFVNASDAEKRVAMQWATRANEAYQTLRNPMLRARYLCELNGVDLQTESNTAMPMDFLMQQMELREALGDARAAKDAEALDELDAQVRSEKKSRLARVGKLLDAGDYGQAAQGVRALMFLDKFADELHYAFEALES; translated from the coding sequence ATGCAGAATCACTTCGAGCTGTTCCAGCTGCCGGCCAGGTTCGACGTCGACATGGACGCCCTGGATTCGGCCTACCGCGAAATCCAGGGCCGCGTGCACCCGGACCGCTTCGTCAACGCCAGCGACGCCGAGAAGCGCGTCGCGATGCAGTGGGCGACCCGCGCCAACGAGGCCTACCAGACCCTGCGCAACCCGATGCTGCGCGCGCGCTACCTGTGCGAGCTGAACGGCGTCGACCTGCAGACCGAGTCCAACACGGCCATGCCGATGGACTTCCTGATGCAGCAGATGGAACTGCGCGAGGCGCTCGGCGACGCACGCGCGGCCAAGGATGCCGAGGCGCTGGACGAACTCGATGCCCAGGTGCGCAGCGAAAAGAAGAGCCGGCTGGCCCGGGTCGGCAAGCTGCTCGACGCCGGCGACTACGGCCAGGCCGCGCAGGGCGTGCGGGCGCTGATGTTCCTCGATAAATTCGCGGACGAGCTGCACTACGCCTTCGAAGCGCTCGAATCGTAA
- the iscA gene encoding iron-sulfur cluster assembly protein IscA produces the protein MAITLTEKAARHITRYLERRGKGVGLRFGVRTTGCSGLAYKLEYVDEPANEDNIFESHGVKVFVDPKSLPYIDGTELDFAREGLNEGFRFNNPNVKDNCGCGESFRI, from the coding sequence ATGGCAATCACCCTGACTGAAAAAGCCGCGCGTCACATCACCCGCTACCTCGAGCGCCGGGGCAAGGGTGTCGGCTTGCGTTTCGGTGTGCGCACGACTGGCTGCTCCGGCCTGGCCTACAAGCTGGAGTACGTCGACGAGCCGGCGAACGAGGACAACATCTTCGAATCGCACGGCGTGAAGGTCTTCGTCGACCCGAAGAGCCTGCCCTACATCGACGGCACCGAGCTGGACTTCGCACGCGAGGGCCTGAACGAAGGCTTCCGCTTCAATAACCCGAACGTCAAGGACAACTGCGGCTGCGGCGAAAGCTTCCGCATCTGA
- the iscU gene encoding Fe-S cluster assembly scaffold IscU translates to MAYSDKVLDHYENPRNVGSFDKNSDDVGTGMVGAPACGDVMKLQIKVNEAGVIEDAKFKTYGCGSAIASSSLVTEWVKGKSLDEALSIKNTQIAEELALPPVKIHCSILAEDAIKAAVADYKHKHATEQA, encoded by the coding sequence ATGGCATATTCCGATAAAGTCCTGGACCACTACGAAAACCCGCGCAACGTCGGCTCGTTCGACAAGAACTCCGACGACGTCGGCACCGGCATGGTCGGCGCCCCGGCCTGCGGCGACGTGATGAAGCTCCAGATCAAGGTCAACGAAGCCGGCGTGATCGAAGACGCGAAGTTCAAGACCTACGGCTGCGGCTCGGCGATCGCGTCGAGCTCGCTGGTCACCGAGTGGGTCAAGGGCAAGTCGCTGGACGAAGCGCTGTCCATCAAGAACACCCAGATCGCCGAAGAACTGGCCCTGCCGCCGGTGAAGATCCACTGCTCGATCCTGGCAGAGGATGCGATCAAGGCGGCCGTGGCCGACTACAAGCACAAGCACGCTACCGAACAGGCGTAA
- a CDS encoding IscS subfamily cysteine desulfurase yields the protein MNAPLDKKIEQSFQTAPHFPIYMDYSATTPIDPRVADAMIPFLREQFGNPASRSHAYGWSAEAAVEAARADVAALVGADPREIIWTSGATESNNLALKGAAHFYKSKGKHIITVKTEHKAVLDTVRELERVGFEATYLEPQDNGLISIEQLEAAIRPDTIIVSVMLVNNEIGVVQPIKEIGELCRKKGIIFHSDAAQATGKVEINLEELKVDLMSFSAHKTYGPKGIGALYVRRKPRVRLEAQMHGGGHERGLRSGTLAPHQIVGMGEAFRIAKEEMDSELARIKALRDRLAKGLMEIEEVYINGDMEHRVPHNLNVSFNFVEGESLIMAVKDLAVSSGSACTSASLEPSYVLRALGRSDELAHSSIRFTIGRFTTEEDIDFAVKLLKEKVGKLRELSPLWEMHKDGIDLSTIQWAAH from the coding sequence ATGAACGCGCCCCTGGACAAAAAAATCGAGCAGAGCTTCCAGACTGCACCGCATTTCCCGATCTACATGGACTACTCGGCGACCACGCCGATCGATCCACGCGTCGCGGATGCGATGATTCCCTTCCTGCGCGAGCAGTTCGGCAATCCGGCCTCGCGTAGCCACGCCTACGGCTGGAGCGCCGAGGCGGCGGTCGAGGCAGCGCGCGCGGATGTCGCCGCCCTGGTCGGCGCCGACCCGCGCGAGATCATCTGGACCTCGGGCGCAACCGAATCGAACAACCTGGCCCTGAAAGGCGCTGCGCACTTCTACAAGTCGAAGGGCAAGCACATCATCACGGTCAAGACCGAACACAAGGCCGTGCTGGACACCGTGCGCGAGCTGGAGCGCGTCGGCTTCGAGGCGACCTACCTGGAGCCGCAGGATAACGGCCTGATCTCGATCGAGCAGCTGGAAGCCGCGATCCGTCCGGACACCATCATCGTTTCCGTCATGCTGGTGAATAACGAGATCGGCGTGGTCCAGCCGATCAAGGAAATCGGCGAACTGTGCCGCAAGAAGGGCATCATCTTCCACAGCGACGCCGCCCAGGCCACCGGCAAGGTCGAGATCAACCTCGAAGAGCTGAAGGTCGACCTGATGAGCTTCAGCGCACACAAGACCTATGGTCCGAAGGGCATCGGCGCGCTGTACGTGCGTCGCAAGCCGCGCGTGCGCCTGGAAGCGCAGATGCACGGCGGCGGCCACGAGCGCGGCCTGCGTTCGGGCACGCTGGCGCCGCACCAGATCGTGGGCATGGGCGAAGCCTTCCGCATCGCCAAGGAAGAGATGGACAGCGAACTCGCGCGCATCAAGGCGCTGCGCGACCGCCTGGCCAAGGGCCTGATGGAGATCGAAGAGGTCTACATCAACGGCGACATGGAACACCGCGTGCCGCACAACCTGAACGTCTCGTTCAACTTCGTCGAGGGCGAGTCGCTGATCATGGCGGTCAAGGACCTGGCCGTGTCCTCGGGTTCGGCCTGCACCTCGGCCTCGCTGGAACCGTCGTACGTGCTGCGCGCCCTGGGCCGCAGCGACGAACTGGCGCACAGCTCGATCCGCTTCACCATCGGCCGCTTCACGACCGAGGAAGACATCGACTTTGCAGTCAAGCTGTTGAAGGAAAAGGTCGGCAAGCTGCGCGAACTGTCGCCGCTGTGGGAAATGCACAAGGATGGCATCGACCTGAGCACGATCCAATGGGCAGCCCACTAA
- the iscR gene encoding Fe-S cluster assembly transcriptional regulator IscR: MRLTTKGRFAVTAMIDLALRQGKGPVTLSGISQRQAISLSYLEQLFGKLRRHEIVESVRGPGGGYSLARGADKVTVADIIIAVDEPLDATQCGGKENCHGADAASGTRCMTHELWATLNAKMVDYLDSVTLHDLVEQQKQKEQKEQNVVVMHRHAASDNTEATHSILNGVN; encoded by the coding sequence ATGCGTCTGACCACCAAAGGCCGTTTTGCTGTTACCGCGATGATCGATCTTGCCCTGCGCCAGGGCAAGGGCCCCGTCACGCTGTCGGGCATCAGCCAGCGCCAGGCCATTTCGCTGTCCTACCTGGAGCAGCTGTTCGGCAAGCTGCGCCGGCACGAGATCGTCGAGTCGGTGCGCGGACCGGGCGGCGGCTACAGCCTGGCGCGCGGCGCCGACAAGGTGACCGTGGCCGACATCATCATCGCCGTCGACGAACCGCTCGATGCGACCCAGTGCGGCGGCAAGGAAAACTGCCACGGCGCCGATGCCGCCAGCGGCACCCGCTGCATGACCCACGAGCTGTGGGCCACCCTGAACGCGAAGATGGTCGATTACCTCGACTCGGTCACCCTGCATGACCTGGTCGAACAGCAGAAGCAGAAAGAACAGAAGGAACAGAACGTCGTGGTGATGCACCGCCACGCGGCGTCGGACAATACCGAAGCAACGCACAGCATATTGAATGGAGTGAACTGA
- a CDS encoding uracil-DNA glycosylase has translation MPTTAIPAPILDALGLADPSWRPHLEAGLQAMAAFDPAYLPTLAGDDYLPNGGRLFAAFALPLPQVRYVLVGEGPYPRPESATGVCFMDGAVGELWSETGLSKPVNRATSLRNFMKMLLVADGQLGIDDTGGAALAPIARAAREGGAIRTLAELQDKLTGQGFLLLNASLVFRKHVAPAVDARAWLPFQRAVFAALAQCAQKPTLVLWGKIAEQLKKVPETEGLPQIQAEHPYNLSFIGHEGMHKLFGPMQLLHAS, from the coding sequence ATGCCGACTACCGCGATCCCAGCACCGATTCTCGACGCCCTCGGCCTTGCCGATCCCTCCTGGCGTCCGCACCTCGAAGCCGGCCTGCAGGCCATGGCGGCGTTCGATCCCGCCTACCTGCCCACGCTTGCCGGCGACGATTACCTGCCGAACGGCGGCCGCCTGTTCGCGGCCTTCGCGCTGCCGCTGCCGCAGGTGCGCTACGTGCTGGTGGGGGAGGGGCCGTATCCGCGTCCGGAAAGCGCGACCGGGGTCTGCTTCATGGATGGCGCGGTGGGCGAGCTGTGGTCGGAGACGGGATTGTCGAAACCGGTGAACCGCGCGACCTCGCTGCGCAACTTCATGAAGATGCTGCTGGTCGCCGACGGCCAGCTCGGCATCGACGATACCGGCGGCGCGGCGCTGGCGCCGATCGCTAGGGCGGCGCGGGAGGGCGGCGCGATCCGCACCCTGGCCGAGCTGCAAGACAAGCTGACCGGGCAGGGTTTCCTGCTGCTGAACGCCTCGCTGGTCTTCCGCAAGCACGTCGCCCCGGCGGTCGACGCGCGCGCCTGGCTGCCCTTCCAGCGCGCCGTATTCGCGGCCCTGGCGCAATGCGCACAGAAGCCGACCCTGGTCCTGTGGGGCAAGATCGCCGAACAGTTGAAAAAAGTGCCGGAAACCGAAGGCCTGCCCCAGATCCAGGCGGAACACCCCTACAACCTCAGCTTCATTGGCCACGAGGGCATGCACAAGCTGTTCGGGCCGATGCAACTGCTGCACGCAAGCTGA
- a CDS encoding CBS domain-containing protein, translated as MQTIQDVMTRDVQSISPQETIQRAAQMMDELNVGAIPVLDGRKLVGMITDRDITVRATAAGQAPGSTRVGDVMSTDVRTCSPNQTVDEVLGQMGDVQIRRVPVIDENSQEVIGIVSMGDMATKHSAGIDHALEEVSTPSEPDRSMPGSQTRH; from the coding sequence ATGCAAACGATCCAGGATGTGATGACCCGCGACGTGCAGAGCATCTCGCCGCAGGAAACGATCCAGCGCGCCGCCCAGATGATGGACGAACTGAATGTCGGCGCCATCCCCGTGCTCGACGGCCGCAAGCTGGTCGGCATGATCACCGACCGCGACATCACGGTGCGCGCCACCGCCGCCGGCCAGGCGCCGGGCAGCACCCGCGTCGGCGACGTGATGAGCACCGACGTGCGCACCTGCTCGCCGAACCAGACCGTCGACGAAGTGCTCGGCCAGATGGGCGATGTGCAGATCCGCCGCGTGCCGGTCATCGACGAGAATTCGCAGGAAGTGATCGGCATCGTTTCGATGGGTGACATGGCGACCAAGCACTCGGCCGGCATCGACCATGCCCTCGAAGAGGTGTCGACGCCCTCGGAACCGGACCGCTCGATGCCGGGATCGCAGACCCGGCACTGA
- a CDS encoding PEP-CTERM sorting domain-containing protein: protein MRISKTLAHTAVTVALALCCSAAAIAMPLGSKDAFPLGAARTSTSQPGGERLIGKTDAPLPAPAPKGVPEPISVALLGLGLAGIGLVRRAGKARLTRRRAGSTDGLR from the coding sequence ATGAGAATTTCGAAGACCCTTGCCCACACCGCGGTCACTGTCGCGCTCGCGCTATGCTGCAGCGCGGCCGCGATCGCCATGCCGCTCGGCAGCAAGGACGCCTTCCCGCTGGGCGCCGCGCGAACCAGTACCAGCCAGCCGGGCGGCGAACGCCTCATCGGCAAGACCGACGCGCCGCTGCCTGCGCCTGCGCCGAAAGGCGTGCCGGAACCGATATCGGTCGCCCTGCTCGGCCTTGGCCTGGCTGGCATCGGCCTGGTTCGCCGCGCCGGCAAGGCCCGGCTTACTCGGCGTCGGGCTGGTTCGACGGATGGGCTGCGATAA